A single Dermacentor albipictus isolate Rhodes 1998 colony chromosome 3, USDA_Dalb.pri_finalv2, whole genome shotgun sequence DNA region contains:
- the LOC135902600 gene encoding piggyBac transposable element-derived protein 4-like → MASCSRPVARKERRQSRDSAASATDFFDEPSSEESEDDFGSSDFISDSDSDDDEPRTSSSSRRVSTSYGNDLLPPAQKRIEFSPRREPGVYLDAEVGVALRSGSKKFLTALDFFLLFFSMNVIETICDNTNRYAWTHILEKPTHACSDGSWEEVTPSEMLKFIGLVIYMGVVKVPRLKLYWNVGDLYSGLLPPRIMRRRRFIALLAMLQVADLDDVTQSSRGKLRYMWWLLQHMNEVSANLFQPHRDLSVDERMVKSKGRSGIRQYIKDKVTKWGYKLWVLADPGTGYTVQFSVYTGKREQPGPHGLAFDVVCQLCHRYLDQGYRIFMDNFYTSTSLFSHLLSRKTLACGTTRKDRRGFPAELKDARWEKKARRGDIRWLRDQNILYLQWKDRRVVNMMSTVHTANDTVTAKRRERRQNSWTQISITKPLLIHDYNAGMLGVDKSDQMIGYYNVLMRSVRWWKTLFFHCIDIACVNSFVLFQAHRTLHPEIPELARTAGFDHLAFREELIRQLLNLDGAKQAHTPPPPVAKHALHKPEKVAKRRNCKLCYEQKKIELKTNVF, encoded by the exons atggcgtcgtgctcgcgtccggtcgctcgaaaagaacgccgtcaatcgcgcgattccgctgcttcggcaacggatttttttgatgaaccgagcagcgaagagtctgaagacgacttcggcagctccgattttatttcggactccgattcggatgatgatgagccacggacttcatctagtagccgaag ggtctcaacaagctacggcaatgatctgctgccgccagcgcagaagcggattgagttttcgccgcgacgggaacctggcgtgtacttggacgcagaagtgggcgtggcgctcagaagcggatcaaagaaattcttgactgctctggacttctttcttctttttttctcgatgaatgtgatcgaaacaatttgtgacaacacgaacaggtatgcttggactcacattttggaaaaaccaacgcatgcttgttccgatggatcttgggaagaagtcaccccaagtgaaatgctaaagtttatcggactcgtaatttacatgggcgttgtgaaggttcctcggctgaagctgtattggaacgtaggagatctgtacagcggtctgctcccaccacggatcatgcggcgacgccggttcatagctctactcgcaatgttgcaagttgcagacttggacgatgtcactcaaagttcaagaggaaagctccgatacatgtggtggctcctgcaacacatgaacgaagtgtcagcgaatcttttccagccacatcgcgatctttccgtggatgagcgcatggtgaaatcgaaagggcggtcaggcatccgacagtatatcaaagataaagtaacaaaatggggctacaagctgtgggtcctagctgaccctggcaccggatatactgtgcagtttagtgtgtataccggtaagcgtgagcagccagggccccatggcttagctttcgacgtagtttgccagctgtgtcacagatatcttgatcagggctacaggatctttatggacaatttttacacttctactagcctgttcagtcatcttctcagccgaaaaacattggcttgcggaaccacacgcaaggatcgccgaggatttcctgccgaactgaaggatgcacggtgggaaaaaaaagctcgacgtggcgacattcgatggttgcgcgatcagaacatcctgtaccttcagtggaaagaccggcgtgttgtcaacatgatgagcacggttcatactgcaaatgacacggtcaccgcaaaaagaagggaaagaaggcaaaactcctggactcagatatctataacaaagcctctgctgatccatgattataatgctggcatgctaggcgtagataaatcggatcaaatgattggatattataatgttctcatgagaagcgtacggtggtggaagactctgttcttccactgcattgatattgcatgtgtgaacagtttcgtactcttccaagctcaccgcacattgcacccagagattcctgagctggcacggactgccgggtttgaccacctagcttttagagaagagctcattcggcagcttctgaatcttgacggtgccaagcaagcacacacgcctccaccacccgtcgcaaaacatgcactccacaagccggaaaaagtggcaaaacgcagaaactgcaagctgtgctatgagcagaagaaaatcgagctcaaaactaatgtcttttga